cacattgtgtctaccctctgctgccttgaatctctactggggagagcatgcggatctacatcatgAATTGTCGCTCCTTCTGCAACTCCTCTAGATGACTTCTTTCAGCTACCAAAACAACccagcatagatgcaatccggccaCGTTCTTTGCCGACGCCCTCCCTTACTGAAGTTGTCCTCAAGAACTCTGGATCTTGTCTAGTGCTTCGAGAACCGCCGCCCGACTCGTATGcagagggcccaaatcgagccctatgcctagccacctcctcctgctgccactgatcatccaggcttgcatgcatggccgcctgaatatctgcctcctcctcatctagaTCCTCGACCTCCTCTGGCTCCCTTgagtgataggaaggtggctctgccgcttggcgatcgacctccgccctcttcttggaagccatctccttcgctTCTTTGGCCTCAGCAAGATTCTGCCTCATCAGCACACGAATCTCATTAGGACAATTTCGGCACGTAGCAACCTCACCGGAATTTCCGGCTAAGTGTTGCTTCAACCTGGTTACCCCTCCTCCCTTGAAAACCTTGTCGCAAAACTTGCATTGAAACTGGTGTCGTTGCCCCTCACTTTCCAGTCTTCGCCCATAAGACCAGCCAATATCACGCTTTGCAGGGTtcgtttttcttgatggctccatttctatcataaaaggacaacttatcaaaaaattaagctaataaagtaaatttttgcattatcttattatttaagtaatttataaactattttttttaagtaaattattaacaaaattaatgaaataatataGGATAAAAAAACCGCACCTTAAATAGTCTCCGCTGGATTTTTTGGGCAGGACCTCCTCCTCGCTATCTCTCAAATCTTTCCGTCTCCGCACCTTAAATAGAACCTCTCAAGTCTCAACCTCAAATTGTTTGGGAAAGAAGTGAGCCTCGTTCGGTTTTTATAACCGAACGAGAGGCTTAAGATCGTGCTGTTAATCCCAGATTAACAGAAAATCCCAGCTTAATATCGTTAAATTGGTACGGAAAGAAGTGGCCGGTTGGCCACTTCCTTGGTTTTTAATGGGAAGGAGTGGCCTCCGGCCACTCCTTTTCCCattaaaaaagggaaaaagctgTGGCCTGTCGGCCAcagcaattttttatttttttttttctttgaaagaaGTGGCCGGTTGGCCACTTCCTTCTTAAAACCACGCGCGgcgcgtggtttttgaaaccacgcgcCGCGGTGGTTTTgggaaccacagcgcctcgctgtggttccccaaaaaaaaaaaaaaaagtgaaagaagTGGCCCGTGGGCCACTTCTCCCTTAAAACCACGCGgcgcgtggtttttgaaaccacgcgccgcgcgtggtttttgaaaccacagcGCGAAGCTGtggtttctttaaaaaaaaaaaaaaactaccggCCGGTACACAGATGAAAACCGGATATACCGGTTTTCATCTGTCTCCGGTACCGGTCAAGCACCGGACCGgtttgtaccggcccgtaccggccggtacggaccggtacggctttCCTTGAATTGGATGATTGGATTTAGATCCTTAGCCTAAAGAGAATGCCGGAGTTTAAATagaagagtatgtgaggaccgtgTCCGTATGGGTGTAAGTTTAGTCCCATATCTGTTGTGCATCGGggagatcttggatatttatatagggCCAAATAATCCAAACAATACCTTTCAGTTAGCATTTTTTTGGGGTGAAGTCCTGAATATTACAAAATTCAATAGgagagaaacaaagaaaaaattgaaaggagaatataaaaaaagatagaaaaggGAAAGAAGATGAAAGGGTTTAGAAGAGGGCAAGTAAAAGAGGggagaaaaaagagagggaaaaacTGAGCTAAGAAGAAGAGCAAGGACTAGAGAAGAAATAAATgaagaaaaagatagaaattaAGGGAGAAGAGTAAGGGGGAATGAAAGATTATTcaaaagagagagggggagcaGGATTGTATAGGTGAGATGAGATTATAAATCACGAAAACTATAACATAACTTGAATTGTCATTTTCAGTCGTCTATATCTTATTAAGTCACGAACATTCAAAACTAATTGAAAGGGTTAAGTGTAATGCCAAAACGAAGGGGTTAAAGCAAGGTCGGCCGAACCGGACTGAACTATCTGGTTCGGCCAGTACCGAGCTGACCCGGTCAGGGACCTCTATCTGATATATCATATAAGATACCTTTATCTGATATGTCATATAAGATACCTCTGAACACTTAGTAATTTTATTAACTCAACAATAAGTACCTCTACTTGATATTTATTGGATATGGAAACAACATGTAGCTTGAACTTTGAAGCATATGTGTTTCCTAGTTAGTCAAAATTTATGTGCGATTATTTATGAGTATCAAATGACTTAATAAGCGAGTGATGACTCAAGAATTTTAGACAGTAATGTCTAGCTATTGGCTTGAGATTCAAGCCATAGGTATAGGGGAACtgcttataattttttataatcatTTTAATTGGTGCTCCCCAAAAGATAGGTGCTTTGTTTAAATGTAATGTGTTCATATCTGAGATAAAAGTAGTTCCTACTTTAGATGATTTTATTGTGAGATGAAGGGCAACTGTACTTGGGTTTCCTTTTCCAAAGGGGAGACCCATATTTTCCCTATGCTTTGTTTCCAAAAGGGGAAGGTGATTGGTCTTCATTCTCCTATAGCAATTATAAACTGATGTGCAAAATTTTTGCCACATTGCCAGCAACAATTTTAGATTATCTTGTTTAAGAACTTTCTCCCTATATTTTCTGGGAGGAAGTAAAGTAGTCAACTTTAGATCAGCTTCCATGCTTATTAGCATTCAAACATTTGCAATGAAAAAAGCAAAGGCTTTAATTAGGCTCATCAGAATTTGTTCCTTTGTTATAGAGCATTATATATATGAACCATTATATGACTGAAATGAAATTATTGTTCTTTCCATGATCACTAACTCAGGTGAATGCATtcacttgtctttcttgatcTGCTTGACAGTGGTGGGAGAAAAGTGATTGGACCGGATACAAGGAGTTAGGTATGTATTTACTTAGAGATTAGTAACTTCTGCCAATGAACTTATTGAATCAAACCAAGATATGCTTGATTTTAGTTGATGTATATCCATCAAATTTGCCCAATAAGTTTTACTTCTAACTCCTTATAGAACATTGTCAAACATGTCTCTTTAAATCTATATCTTtatcctaggtgctgagaaatctGGAAAAAATGCTGAAGGAGATTCGTGGTGGGAAACATGGCAAGAAGTTCTGTACCAAGATGAATGGAGGTATAATCTCTAACAGCATTGCTTTGATAAACTAATATTTGTTCATGTCTGTGTTCACAGTATGAAAAATACAGAAATACATTCTGTTATAACAATTGGAAACTTAGATAGTGTTTACAGAACCAGTTAATGAAGTGACAATTATAAACTAGGACTGCGATGTGAAATGATCAGAACAAATAATATTCGAAAAGAATTAAAATAATTCATATAAGATTACATTTTCTTATAAAGGTTCACTTATATCCTTGAGGCCACTTATATCTTCATTGGTAAAGCAGATAAGTTGACTTGTATCCTCACCAATAATTCAGATGAGGCTGCTCATATCTTTGAGGTTAACTTGTATCACTTGGCTGAAGGTCTataccaaggtccgccgtactggtaccggtcggcgtaccggtggcgggccggaccggtacggtaccggtccggtccggtacgtaccggccggtatcggtacagtaccggccggtaccgcgagccaaaaaccacagcgcctcgcactgtggttcattaaaaaaaaaaaattcgtaccggtgcgaaccggttcataaaaaaaaaaatttcgtaccggtgcgcaccggtacgaggccggtaccaagcggtaccgaccggtacgggctccgtaccggccggttcgcacaagAAAACCGGAGATACCGGTTTTCTTGTGGTTCCGGTACCAgtctaggaccggaccggtacgtaccggcccgtacgggccggtacggcattccatggtctATACATCCGCACTAATAATTTGAATGAGACCAAATATATCATTTGGCTAGACTTCCACACATACCGTGTCAGTAGTTCAACTGGGGCCAAATATGCTACCTGGCTGGAGGTCCACATGGATTTTTCAATGATGATGTTTTCAAATATATCCTGTCAATAGTTCTGATTTGGCGAAAAATTACAAATTCTGTAGGAATATTCATTAGAAAGCTTCAATGcaaaataaagtaaaagagtTTCTATCAGCAGCACATTTCTAACTCTGAACACATGCATACAAGTTCAAATGTATATATTGAAAAAGTCATATGATGTATTTTCATATAGAAACCAAATCATAAGTTTAAATGAACATAATACTTAATTTTCAGTGACGAATACATCAAGAGCTTTGTACTTAATCATATATTTCAAcataaaaattaactataaaaCTTGTTGCCGACTGTGGAGCCAAAGAATTAAAACAAAATCTAAAGTTCTGGAAATAATTATGAGGTTTAAAACTTTAAGATATAATAAAACTCAAGTTGATACAAAATTTAGAAGACAACAAGTTAGAAAGTGACTAAAATTCAGAGTTTCAAAAACAATACatagcaaggtccgccgtaccggtaccggtcggtgtaccggtggcggcccggaccggtcTGTACCGGTCCCATACCGGTTCTCTAATGATAAGCTACCGGTACcagattccacgctgatccagtaccggtcccaggccggaccggtacgtaccggccggacggaccggtacggcagaccatgataCATAGACTTGCAATTGATTACAAGGTTGaaaaacagattttttttttttttcggtaggATAGGGTATAtaacttaaattttttttcccttctttctgtCATAAGTCTATGCCCATTTTCTTCTCTCCCTCACTTGTCCTTATGGCTTCTGTATAAGCATGCAGAGCAGTTCACTAGGTCATGTCTAAGTATAGTTTCCCAGGGTTAGTCAAGTAGTTCCATTAGGTACCATGACTGTGTAGGCAGATTTTAAATATAGCTATAGAGAGACTATTAAGTAGAGACAATAGATTACAAGACAGACCTTATTTACAATGAATATCATTTAACCAAATGTCctcttattcttcttatttttttatttagttaAGATATTATATGTAAATGAGGAATTAGCCTATATTGGAGTCCAAAGAAATACTTAAAAATTGAAATATAAGAATAAACAGTTGATTTTCTAGTTCAAGAACAAAGATTCCAACGTTAAGGTTTAGGCCAAAACAGTGACTAATCAACGCATAGCACATCgccaaaatgatttttttttcaggttTATGTATAGAAAAGTTTTCCTACCTACTAGCTGGATTGTTAAAACGAATGTGTTGGAGACTCAAAAGATGTAAATACTAGAAATTTTTTTGATGCAGTAAATTGATGACAAGTGGAGAGATTGGTCAAGCTAACTATGTATGAAGGATTATAGGTGAAAATATATCAGCATAAAGGAATCCACGTAAGCTAGGTCATGTATACTTCCCcagtaaaagaagaaaataggatGGAGAGTATGTGGCCAAAAGCAACAAGAGCAAGAACCATGTGGGAGATAAGGATCGGAATCCAATTAATATGAACTTCAAGAGAGACCAAATGGCATAGTAAGGTTCTACAATCAATAACTCTTAAGGCTTATGACTTATGGACCAAAAAGATGCCAACGGATATAGCATGCTTGGCGATTGAATAAGATAAATCTAATCACATTTAACATGTAAAATTAGGAAGTAGAATATCTAATGTAAAGATGTGTTTAGTTATCATGCTAACATAAATCCATAGCTTTAGCGATGAACAGCTGGGAAGGTTAAAGTTCTTAAAATTGAATTTTCTTATTCAGTGAATTTTCTAATTATTTATGGGAAAAATTTAGTGGTAGACTTTATTACAATTAAGCTAAAGAGAATTTTAAGGCAAGAAAGCTCCAACTTTTGaatacattttttttccttttttaagtCCTAGTTATAAAGAAACACAAAAGCATTTTGTGTATAACATGGCTATGTCAGATATGAATGCTCTAGTCAAAGTAATTCTTGATCTGGACGAGATGTCCTGATTTTTCCCATTGATTTCTGAAGAAGGCCATTATTTTTGTATTGAACATGATTTACCTTTTTGAAAATAGGATTCTACCTATAGATCTAGCATGAACGTGCAAAACATGATTTTTGTTGCATTGTTGCATACAAACATTCAGAAAAGACCATCTTGAATGCTCTTAGGTTTTGTTGCCTACTGTGTCAGTGACATGAGTTATTGACATCTTGAAGGAGGAAAAACGAACCAAATAAATCCTGAGATTGATACAATATACAAAAACCACCAATTTTAGCATGCCTTTTATTACATCTAttcataaataat
Above is a genomic segment from Phoenix dactylifera cultivar Barhee BC4 chromosome 2, palm_55x_up_171113_PBpolish2nd_filt_p, whole genome shotgun sequence containing:
- the LOC120109954 gene encoding uncharacterized protein LOC120109954; translation: MEPSRKTNPAKRDIGWSYGRRLESEGQRHQFQCKFCDKVFKGGGVTRLKQHLAGNSGEVATCRNCPNEIRVLMRQNLAEAKEAKEMASKKRAEVDRQAAEPPSYHSREPEEVEDLDEEEADIQAAMHASLDDQWQQEEVARHRARFGPSAYESGGGSRSTRQDPEFLRTTSVREGVGKERGRIASMLGCFGS